The Dioscorea cayenensis subsp. rotundata cultivar TDr96_F1 chromosome 19, TDr96_F1_v2_PseudoChromosome.rev07_lg8_w22 25.fasta, whole genome shotgun sequence genome includes a window with the following:
- the LOC120284014 gene encoding flap endonuclease 1-like encodes MRSKPSHRDRLLRWSRSWIRVRVTVWDGWKGGREEAGEETEEEIIVGRIGTETLTNKAGEVTSHLQGMFNRTIRLLEAGIKPVYVFDGQPPDLKKQELAKRYSKREDASKELTAAIEAPGEAEAECAALCICCCIRRYGFTNLWSPKISSSFNGSKLKKNPCYGIRSFEGAGGAKSHHGSIY; translated from the exons ATGCGATCAAAGCCTTCGCATCGTGATCGGTTGTTGAGGTGGAGCCGGAGctggattagggttagggttacgGTTTGGGATGGGTGGAAAGGAGGGAGAGAGGAAGCGGGAGAAGAGACGGAGGAGGAG ATTATAGTGGGGAGAATTGGCACTGAGACACTTACCAACAAGGCTGGCGAAGTCACAAG TCATCTGCAGGGTATGTTCAACAGGACAATAAGATTGTTAGAGGCTGGAATCAAACCAGT GTATGTTTTCGATGGTCAGCCACCTGATCTCAAGAAGCAAGAACTAGCAAAGAG GTACTCAAAGAGGGAAGATGCTAGCAAGGAGTTGACAGCAGCTATAGAG GCTCCTGGTGAAGCAGAAGCAGAGTGTGCAGCATTAT GTATATGCTGTTGCATCAGAAGATATGGATTCACTAACCTTTGGAGCCCCAAAATTTCTTCGTCATTTAATGGATCCAAGCTCAAGAAAAATCCCTGTTATGGAATTCGAAGTTTTGAAG GTGCTGGAGGAGCTAAATCTCACCATGGATCAATTTATTGA
- the LOC120283695 gene encoding coniferyl alcohol acyltransferase-like, translated as MASGLSKEEDTKQQCYYSVRVSRRERVAAVLPLQEHWLPLSNLDLLLPALHFDIFSCYKKPTNGTCFSTMVSVLRAALAQTLVSFYPLAGELVSNSQGEPELLCNNHGVDFIEAHADVELKDLCLYNPDQSVEGKLVPTKLEGLLCVQATELKCGGIVVACMFDHRITDAHSANMFLVTWAETAGVRPISITPSFRRSLLNPRRPGCYDESFNLLYTPLSLLPLMITTPAASYSENEDHSISRIYCITAEDVQAMQAAASAGLSSKRSKLEAFSAFLWSIIGKAVSNLAAPSPPAGEVCRMGIVVDGRGRLGCHMANYFGNVLSIPYGSLNLDELQSMQLCHVADKVHEFLEEAATEEHFRGMIDWVESIRPDKAVAKIYLDERTPSLVVSSGQRFPVDNLDFGWGSPVLASYHFPWGSNTGYVMPMPMPCGQGDWVVYVHLPSRLIKALEDESGHVFQRLTADHLGLISTADTINHGLCCCFGTSVTVPN; from the exons ATGGCAAGTGGATTGAGCAAAGAAGAGGATACAAAACAACAGTGCTACTACTCAGTGAGGGTGAGCAGGAGGGAGAGGGTGGCGGCAGTGTTGCCTTTGCAAGAACACTGGTTGCCACTCTCCAACTTGGACCTTCTCTTACCCGCTCTCCACTTTGACATCTTCTCATGCTACAAGAAGCCCACCAATGGCACCTGCTTTTCCACCATGGTGTCCGTTCTCAGGGCGGCCCTGGCACAAACCCTGGTGTCCTTCTATCCTCTGGCCGGAGAGCTAGTCAGCAACTCCCAGGGCGAACCTGAACTTCTCTGCAATAACCATGGTGTGGACTTCATCGAAGCCCATGCTGACGTCGAGCTCAAAGACCTTTGTCTCTACAACCCCGACCAAAGCGTCGAGGGAAAGCTCGTGCCCACCAAATTGGAAGGCCTGCTCTGCGTCCAG GCAACAGAGCTCAAGTGTGGTGGGATTGTGGTGGCATGCATGTTTGATCACAGAATAACGGACGCGCACTCAGCCAACATGTTTCTGGTGACGTGGGCGGAGACTGCTGGTGTCAGACCCATCTCCATAACCCCATCCTTCCGAAGATCATTACTGAACCCACGGCGCCCTGGCTGCTATGATGAGTCATTTAATCTCTTGTACACGCCTTTATCGTTGTTGCCATTAATGATCACTACCCCAGCTGCCTCTTATTCTGAAAATGAAGATCATTCCATCAGCCGCATCTACTGCATCACTGCAGAAGACGTCCAAGCGATGCAGGCCGCTGCGAGTGCAGGGTTGTCAAGCAAGAGAAGTAAACTAGAGGCCTTTAGCGCCTTCCTATGGAGCATCATCGGCAAGGCTGTGTCCAATCTCGCAGCACCATCACCACCAGCTGGCGAGGTGTGCAGGATGGGCATTGTAGTGGACGGTAGAGGAAGGCTGGGCTGTCATATGGCTAATTACTTTGGTAATGTGCTTTCCATCCCCTACGGTAGTTTGAATTTGGATGAGCTGCAATCGATGCAACTTTGCCATGTGGCGGACAAGGTGCATGAGTTTCTGGAGGAGGCTGCGACGGAGGAGCACTTCAGAGGGATGATTGACTGGGTGGAGTCTATTAGACCAGACAAAGCGGTGGCCAAGATATACCTGGATGAGAGGACACCCTCCTTGGTTGTGTCTTCAGGGCAGAGGTTCCCTGTGGATAACTTGGACTTTGGCTGGGGAAGCCCGGTGTTGGCATCTTACCATTTCCCATGGGGGAGCAATACAGGGTATGTGATGCCCATGCCCATGCCATGTGGCCAAGGAGACTGGGTGGTCTATGTGCACCTTCCGAGCAGGCTTATAAAGGCTCTGGAAGATGAGTCTGGACATGTATTCCAACGGCTTACTGCTGATCATCTTGGTCTCATCTCCACCGCTGACACCATCAACCATGGCCTATGCTGCTGCTTTGGCACTAGTGTAACAGTACCCAACTAG